taaatacattttgctcACCTTCGATGTGTTGAATGCCCCATCTTTGACTCGAGTCAGCAGCTCCCGGACGTGACTGGTGACTGAAGCCAcctgaagagaggagaaagacactTTCAGGGAGGAAGACTCACATCTACAGCTCCTCTGTCAGCGACTTAGACTCATATCTGCAGCTCAAGGGTGAGGGGCAACAAGGGTGAGGGGCAACAGCCATTCCAGAAAGAGATGACGATCGTTTTCCAGGACGTGTACCAACGCAGTGGTATCCTCTTGCCGACTGTGATTtattatgagtgtgtgttgctTCCACTGTTTCTTCGGACTTTTACTTCCCCAGTAATGAACGTTTGTTGTCGTACCTGTTCTGTGAGGTTGTTGAGCAGCTCGACAGCTTTGGGCAGATCGCTTTCAATCAAACCCTGTCAGAGGGTCAAAGGAcggtcagaaacacaaagacactaGAATACATACAACTTTCTGTGGAGCAGGGCAAAAAAGCTAGCTAGCTGGTGGCTAACTGATAGCTTCgtctttttaaaacaacaaaacgacTGTAACCAACAAATGGTGGTCGGTTCCAGAATTCATATATATCCACCGGAGAGAAGTTTAATATCTAGTATAAAAGACATACATGAATGAAAGTATTTAAAAATTACCATCTGACTGTACTCACGTTGTCAACAGGggcagccattttgaatttaCACTGATCTACGGAAGCCGCAGAGGGTCTCGTGTAGCGCTATTACGTTAGCGCTCGTATCGTCATGGTGGTAACCAGTGAAGGGACAAGATTTAAACTAAGATATCGTGTCCATAAATTAATATGCATGAGTTTAAAACTTCCCAGTAATTAATCAACGACTATATTAATAGCCAACAACCGTAAAATCATGAATAGTCttataaataataacataataattaaCAAATTGACTTTTTCTTCCCTGTCCAAGCGTTTTTTCCACCTAACGTTAAGTATGTGcgcgagagagaggaagagcgacagaggaagtgatggagtgatcaccatcatcatcatcatcaccaccatcagaGGAGGAGTACCTGCCTCCTACTCTCAGACCATCTCCAGTCACAGGAGCCTGAAGAAGAGTCATGGTGAGTCACATCAGAGTCAAATTACAACCTGTCACTAAGTCAAACTAAACTTTAAATATAACCTGTGCTGGATTTATAAGAAGAGCTGATGAATAAAGAGACAATGATAGTGAGTATTGGTACTGTAGAAAAAGCTCAAagtattcatattcattttttatatttgtacttttctgtTTAGTGATGTAGGGCTACATctaacaattattattttatggtCATTCATTTCCTGATTAGTTTATCAATCAACTGAACTGTTTTGTCGAGAAGTGTTGAGAacgtttttttacatttgaatgtcaaaaagttttctgtcacagatgaCCGAGAAATCCAGCAGATATTCACATTTGTGAAGCAGTGATCGTATTTTCTATAACAAATGTATCTCTTTTATTAAGTGATTatcaaaaaatgttcatgaaaaaatattaataagtaCAAGTATTTCAGATGTAATGTACTGTTTATTTACTGTGAAACCATTTATCTGGAAGATGAGAGTATTTATGACCTGCCCTCAGACCAATTACTGTGCATTAttactttaaaaagaaatacagaggcAGAGACTCAGATGGAAACCCTGACACTCCATTATGAATGAAACTCCTGCGTTCTTACTTTAGTTAAAGTAGAGTTataatcaacaaaatattttaaattatggaTAATAAAATTACTTGAAATTAAACAGAATGAGTTGAATTATGatgtatttaatattgattGCCAGATGTGAGCAGTATTTCTATGTTGTAGCTGGTTGTTGTTGGATAGTTTTAAAAAACGaatctgacaacaacaactgtgatCTCTTACATCGTGTTTTTATGTGTacatgagagaaaaataacatgaaataaaaactcatCTGTAATAAGGGaattaatacatcattatattgataaataataaaataaaatatcagaaaactGCACCTGCTTCTCAACCTCAACCTGATCCATGGTCAAACCCCATGGATCTTTCTTTCAATTCCATTATAGGCTTCAGCCTATTCCTTTTGATTTTGTGAGTTGTATCTTGTGAAATGGACTGATGTTAACGTGTATTTAGTTTCTTTTTCAATTgcacattcacagaaattgtcatgctttgttcattttaaagtaAACCGAAATAAACTAATTAACTATCTAATTATAAATGCAAAACATTATATTGTAaagtataaaagaaaataagcaatTCATCATGTGTTTAATGAGTAAAAAGAATCTTCTAACTGTCTCTTCCTGCCTCTGAACCCGTCCAGATGTCTGATTCCAGGGTGTCCTCTGTCATCCAGGAGTGGGCGAGCCCGTTCCCAGGTCAGGCCCACACCATGCACCCCGTCACCTCCGGCCAGGCCGAGTCGACCGGTCAGCTGGCTCAGATGGAGATGATGCCATACGGCCAGTCTCAGTTGATGATGAGGGAGGGCGGCGAGGACAGAGTGGCCGAGCAGATGATGGGAATGTCGTACCTGTCGTACTCCTCATCCTGTATTGGCAACGCGCCGAGTGCTGCCAGCACCAACCATCACCACCAGAGTCACGGCAACAATGAGCAGGTGACCCTTCTGATCTGTGTTCGACTGATCAAAATGTCTGTCTTAAAAATGTACTCATCCATAACATGTTTTTGTGACCTCCAGGACTtctcccacttcctcctgcCGACTCTGAGGGCCCCGCTGACCAAGAGAAGCCTCAGCAAGGACAGCGCAGAGTACCGGCTGAGACGCGAGAGGAACAACGTCGCCGTGAGGAAAAGCCGGGACAAGGCCCGCAGGAGGATCCAGCTGACCCAGCAGAGGGccatgcagctgcaggaggagaaccAGAAGCTGCAGATGAGGATAGGGCAGCTGACGCAGGAGCTGGACACTCTCAAACACATCCTGTCACAGCGACACATGCCAGGGTCTGAGGAGGGAGCGGCGGGGGAGTCCAGGATCTGAGCACAGGTCAAAAACCACCATACCCATCAACAGCTAGGTCCCGGCATCACATCCATCGTCAGGGTCTCTCACAGTCCAAAGGGTGTTAGTGTTTTatgaagcagaagaaaacatgTAATCATTAAAAAGAGTCCTGTAGAGGAGTAGAAATGCTAAATGGAGCACTTtctgttataataataaatagagTGGTTTAATCATAGTTTAAGATTGTAAAACTGTGACGAGTGAAACCCTAACACACGGGCAGGACAGTAGTTTCGACCGAGGACACGATGAAGACACCATCCTCTCAGCCCTTCACCTCGTTCGAGGTCCAGATGCTTAAAACTTAAACATGGAGAAGTCTCAAGCTTGACAGTTACATCTCTGCCTAGATACAAATGCCGAACAGTGATCAGAAGAGTCGATGTTTGTGACGAAAGAACAGCATTTTATGtttatgaaatcaaatcaataaagtTAGCTTTTTCtgtctcaaaaaaaaacaaccacaggaCCCCTGGGAAACTGGTAGAGACTCTGTTGCCGTAGACTGACTCGTTCTTTGATTTAAGTTTAACAAATGTTGCCTCATCGTCTACCTGATACTTTTGTCGTTGTCCGAAATGATTGTTGCCCAACAGAGTTTCACAACAACCTGTGGTTTGTAGGGGATTCGAAAGAAATCCAAGTGTCTTTCTCCGCATAATGCTCTAGGTGTGTGTGGGATtatttgaaaagatttttgaaactgttttaaatctttaaggatttcccctttttttatacatgtgtgtttataaaaaaaaagtatcgtAATGCACTGTGAAAGCAATACTGTATCATGTATgttcttaaataaataaataattgctcGTGCCTACATGAAACTTTGATCTATTATGTGCGCTGGACAATAGTTTGTGACGGCTGATCCTGATTCAACTTCCAATGCACCTCACGTGATGCAACTTATAGAACGCGAGGCTTTGATTTAAAGAACGTGTGATTATGTTTTATGCCCTTTTACTGATCCAGCTTCTGTCTCCTTTCatcgggggagggaggggagggggaggggggacatGCACCTGTCACATCATTTACCAAAAGTTGTCTATACCACAGAAACGGACGTCATGCCCTGGACCGTTGTGCACCAGCGGTTTCCCTTTGTGGGATAGGCCAGATTTCGACACAGCGGAGGACGGAGACGAGGAGCGCAGAGATGGTATCAGTGTTTCGGGGCTGCCAGGGCCTTCCTGTGGCTGGGGTGGCAGGGAAGGGACAGAGAGATagggggtggtgggggtttttaataacaaaagttacaaaacatttgaactctGTGTAAGAATGACCAAGAGTAGGACTCACAATTCAGCTGCAGCTTTGTTTTCCACtctcaaatgaatattttaattttttttttttttaacctaatcTCAGATTTGTTTTATTGCCTGTTGGGCAACAACGACTTAATGAAGGGACACGGATACAGATGTTCacttccattttatttttatatttccttatgtttatattgcatgtttacttatttagtaaatttttttttactggtgttTCTTCTATGTTTAATTtctcctttgctgctgtaacatggcACATTTCCCCATATTGTGGGACCAATAAAGGATTATTTCATATTATCTTTTATACAAatgtacttttttacttttttttcttaaacactGAACTGATAGTAACTTACAACATTACTTTAATAAGCACACACTGTTTAATTAATCCAACAGTGTTTCATCAGATTATAGATCACAGCCTGCACAGATAAATGGGCATCTGTAATATCACAAACTACAAAAGTAAGCCGAGGATTGACAAAAAATGCAACAATCTGTATCATCGAGTgcaaacacatttaacacaatGCTGAACCCTTTTTTGATTGTTATTAGGGTGATGACCTACAAATACTGACATGATCCCATGAACCTCTCCCTTTGGGTGACAAACTCAATGCAATTACACCGGAGAGTGAAAGTGTGA
This window of the Scophthalmus maximus strain ysfricsl-2021 chromosome 21, ASM2237912v1, whole genome shotgun sequence genome carries:
- the cebp1 gene encoding CCAAT/enhancer binding protein (C/EBP) 1 — its product is MMSDSRVSSVIQEWASPFPGQAHTMHPVTSGQAESTGQLAQMEMMPYGQSQLMMREGGEDRVAEQMMGMSYLSYSSSCIGNAPSAASTNHHHQSHGNNEQDFSHFLLPTLRAPLTKRSLSKDSAEYRLRRERNNVAVRKSRDKARRRIQLTQQRAMQLQEENQKLQMRIGQLTQELDTLKHILSQRHMPGSEEGAAGESRI